From Vitis vinifera cultivar Pinot Noir 40024 chromosome 14, ASM3070453v1, a single genomic window includes:
- the LOC104881421 gene encoding uncharacterized protein LOC104881421 has product MHSKNLQCFCCKEYGHIAATCPKKFCSYCKKKGHIIKECRIRPQNRQAQAFQTSVIVPPVATHDSPSAACSVPAPPAPDYCTPEMVQRILISALSAMGFQGPGNGEADREGT; this is encoded by the exons ATGCATTCTAAAAACTTGCAGTGTTTTTGTTGCAAGGAATATGGACATATTGCTGCCACTTGCCCTAAGAAGTTTTGTTCTTATTGCAAGAAGAAAGGTCACATTATCAAAGAATGTCGTATTCGCCCCCAGAATCGTCAGGCCCAAGCATTTCAGACTTCGGTTATTGTCCCTCCTGTAGCAACACACGACTCTCCTTCAGCTGCGTGCTCTGTTCCTGCACCTCCTGCACCAGATTACTGCACCCCAGAAATGGTGCAACGAATATTAATTTCAGCATTATCAGCAATGGGGTTTCAAG GACCAGGTAACGGGGAAGCCGATCGCGAAGGGACCTAA